The sequence tattgcccgggacctgtccatgacttttactaaaaatacccatgactaaaatgtagcctcaCTGATAATTGAAGGGTGAACAGAGCCATACGCCCCTCGTGGGTGCCTGTGCATCCCAGGTGGCACATGCTCACCCCTGCTGGCTACAGAAGGGATGAAAGCATCCACACAACACAGGTAACAAAGCCCACAGATTCCCAGCAGGGAGCCACAGGGCCCTGGAGGAAACAAGGTAACACATACTCTGGGATGCAAAGGAAGAACTTGCTGGGGAAATCACATACTCAAACAAATCATCAAAGCCcacggacatttacaaattcactCTCTCCTCCGAGGATCTAATCGTGCCCCCCTCTTAGCCGGGTTCCAGTGGGGGAAGGTCTTACCTTGAAAAGACCCCTGTGTCCTGATATCATGCACCAGGAAGCCGGCAGCGAACACCAGAATCACAAGCAGCAGTCGAACCCAGGGGAAGCCTCGGCCTTTCATCTTATGCAGCAGGTTCttggaaacagaacaaaaagtaaCAGATGCTGCTAAACACAGCCGGTTCCGAACCGCTTAACCATAGACTCCTACATCGGAAACGTGTCTCGTTCtgttcacttccccctcccatctgTTGTGTTCCTTCCAGTCCTCCGGCTGCCCTGCGCGGTGCCTGGACTTCTCCGAGCCCTACGCAGATGGTTCCCCACTCGCTACGCGTGCGCTTAGCCACACAGGCCTCTTCTCAGCACGTGGCCGCCTTGTTTCCAGTCGTTTTAAACAAGGCGCCAGGCTCCTCTTTGCAGCTGGAAGCGAGGAGAAAGAGCCGGCGGTGCCCTGCAGGCCCCTCTGAGCACCACTCCCACGCTGCACTGGGAAACCCAGTCACTCCTATAGACGCCAGAAGAGAAACGCAGGAAAACAAACAGCCTGAGGACTCCCGGCGCAGCGTGGGGGAAATCCCTCTCCTATCAATGCCCAACAGGCGCTGGGTACATGGGGTTAGTTCCCAAGCCTCTTCCGGCCTCCCTGCCCCAAAACCGCCCTGCACGGGAAAGCCAGTCACCTTGCAGGTGGCATGGCAGGCTGCCAGATCCTGGAGGCTGTTTGGTCCTTTCACAGCAAGTTCTTCGTTAGTCACTTTGAACGAACGAACAGTTTCCCGGAGAGATTTTCGCACCTTGAAGAAAGACAGACACTGAGTTCCACAGCACAGAGACGTAACAGAACACCCCGCTTGGGCAGAACCTCTGGGGGCGGCCACACTGCCCTTGCCGGTGCAGAGCACCAGCCCACCCAAAGCCTGTTCCCATGCTGACCCCAGTCCAGTTAATCAAGACTCACTATCACACTTCTAACCTCCCCAGGCAGCCTAAATCCACCCCGCCAAGGAGTGCCACTGACCCTGTGTGAGGGGGTCTGCACCACTAGTCATGTTCAGTCAGCATGGGGCAGTGACCGCAGCTGCTCTAGGATCTGTCCCACCGCCAGCACAAAACAGATTCTCTGCCCAATATGGGCGCTACACTGGCAGCAAACTTTGGGCAGCCCAACTTGAACAAACCCCATGGATTTCAACAAGGGGGGAGGCCAGTTAGGTCACATGTAGTCCATTCCCCTCCTCTGAGGGGACCAGGGGGGAGTGATCTCACGTCTTTTCTCCAGTCTAGTGTTAAACGTTCAAATTCAATCTAGTTTAAAGTCCAAGAGCTGCGATCCAAACAGCAGACATGGAAGATGGGATGCACTGGAAAGCCCACAACAGACATTCGCTATGGCCATGTAATTAGGAACTCCCTTCTGGCAGGCCTTGAAAAGAACGTGAGACTTGACTAAAGACACGTTGGCCTGGGCTGGGCTCCACACACTGGAGGGCAGCATGGGACAgcggagggagggaaagaaaaccAGACATTGAGACTGGCAGCATCAGCAGCGCGAAGGACACAGTACGAGGCAAGGTCTGAGACGTAGGCAGGGAAGGGCCGAGTTGAGGAGACGATATGAACCACCTCGGTCTATACTGGTATGTTAGAAGGCTCCCGCCCCACATGACCAAGCACCTCGCCAGTGACAGGACCCGCAGACACAACAGCCCCCGTGAGGTGGTGAGATCGCATTAACCCTATTTGGAAAGCGACCTCAAAGTAGGTGAGGTAGGATTCGATTGTTACAGGTAAccgttgatttcactgtacacaaacTGCCGGGAAAACGTTTCCATCCACAAGTGAAATTTACAggtaagcaaagtaagaaaaatacggGCGAGATCTCAGCGTTTCATTGAAAGGTATTTACTaggtatattttgacatgcaatGCTGACAATGGGTTTTAATGGTGATTAAGATTTAACTCTTTGAATCTCGACATCAGCTGCCATTAAAGAATTATTGTCTGACCTCCAGCATCTCCCACACTGGTTGCTTAAAACAAACATCGCTACAGTCTGTCGAAATGATAAAACAGCAGCGATTCTGCCCAGCTCACGGCAAGGCAGAACTCAGACCCAGCAAGATTAAGTAattgcccaggtcacacagggcGTCGACAGCAGAGCTGGGTTTGAACCCCCATCTGCTACGTGCCAGTTCAGTGCCTTCTCCTTCCCTCTAGCACATCCCGCCCCATGGAAAGGGACGGTTTCCCcattgtccctgccccccagcatatCACCTACTTTTCTGGTGGTGCTGTCCCAAGACTCCAACAGATGGTTCAGGAGCAAGCTGTGGAGCCAAGGGAAACAGGTCTCAGACTCTCTGTGAAAGGGCGGTGCCCGCGAGCAGGACGATGTCCAGCCACAGACTGCAGTGATAAGGGACGTCTCACCCCTCTCTTCCCACGGGCTGCTTTTGCTCCAGCTGTTCTTCCTCACATGGTCCCTCCCCAGCTCTCACTTAGAAGATGTCAGGGCTGAGCTGTATGTCccagccaggcaggcaggcaagaGAATATGTCCTAGTGGGCTCCATGGAGTTTCCATGCCACCTAGATGTGCTTATGGAGGTCCAATACTGCAAAGGGTCACGAGGAAGAGAAGGCCTGGACCACCCTGAAGGCAGCAGTACCTGACTCTGTGCCACTGCACCAGCCTCACAGAGTTCATGCTCCATTGAGGAGCGAAGGGGCACGTTGCTGGGACTCAAAGGAACGTTCACACCCGGCCCCACTAACACAGGTGGCCCCTGCCTGCAGATAAGGGAATCTCCCCAAATAACTTCAGGAAGCCCAGCTCTGGCCTTTGCTGAAGCTGTGGAGGACGCAGCCACACAGGGAAAGCACGTTAGTCAGGCTGTGCACCGAGCCCACAGCTCTGCTCAGACAGCTGCTCTCGGTTTCAGGAATTTTATCAGAATGGCTCACGTTCCCGACAGTCAGCATCCCGGCTTGGCTAGGGGAATCTGACAGTTACCCCAGCGCTCCAGCCCGAGGCTTGGACACAAGCAGACACACTGGGCTATCAGTTGAACTGCCGCTCTTGTTAAACTCCTCAGGCTCGTCGTCAGCTCCTCCTGGGCTCGCTGCCATCCCAGGGCGGGTACCTCCCTCTGCCCGCCGCGCCCACCCCATTAGAACATCAGCTGTGCCCACCG is a genomic window of Chrysemys picta bellii isolate R12L10 unplaced genomic scaffold, ASM1138683v2 scaf4230, whole genome shotgun sequence containing:
- the LOC135980550 gene encoding transmembrane protein 214-A-like, whose amino-acid sequence is MDALSFSVWRQLYTKHLSQSSLLLNHLLESWDSTTRKVRKSLRETVRSFKVTNEELAVKGPNSLQDLAACHATCKNLLHKMKGRGFPWVRLLLVILVFAAGFLVHDIRTQGSFQGKTFPHWNPAKRGARLDPRRRE